The genomic segment ATCATCCGCCGCTCGGCCACCACCACGCCCTCGCCGGAGGCGCGTGGTGCGCACACCGGCCAGGTCGCCAAGCTGATCGACGTGAGCAAGTGCATCGGCTGCAAGGCCTGCCAGGTCGCCTGCATGGAGTGGAACGACCTGCGCGACGAGGTCGGCAGCTGCGTCGGCAGTTATGACAACCCGCCCGACCTGAGTGAACAGTCGTGGACGGTGATGAAGTTCCGCGAGTACGAGGACGAGAAGGGCAAGCTGGAATGGCTGATCCGCAAGGAAGGCTGCATGCACTGCAGCGATCCGGGTTGCCTGAAGGCCTGCCCGTCGCCGGGCGCGATCATCCAGTACGCCAACGGCATCGTCGATTTCCAGGAAGAGAACTGCATCGGCTGCGGCTACTGCGTCACCGGCTGCCCGTTCGACGTCCCGCGCATTTCCAAGAAGGATCACAAAGCCTACAAGTGCACGCTGTGCTCGGACCGCGTCGCGGTGGGCCAGGAGCCGGCTTGCGTGAAGACCTGCCCGACCGGTGCGATCACCTTTGGCAGCAAGCAGGCGATGACCGAGCATGCGGCCGGCCGCGTGGAGGACCTGAAGTCACGCGGCTACGAGAACGCCGGCCTGTATGACCCGCAGGGCGTCGGCGGCACCCACGTGATGTACGTGCTGCAGCACGTCGACAAGCCCGAGCTGTACGCCGACCTGCCCAAAGACCCGCGCATCAGCCCGATGGTGGAGGTGTGGAAGGGCGTGGCCAAGCCGCTGGGCGTGCTGGCCATCGCCGCTACCGCGTTTGTCGGCTTCCTGCATTACATCGGCATCGGCCGCAACACTGTGAACGACGAGGAAGAGGAAGAGGCCGAACACGAGGCGAAGAAGATCGAAGAGGAGCAGCGGCCATGAAGTACGCACCGCACCCGCGGCAGATCATCCGCTACCGCGCGCCGACCCGCATCAACCACTGGATCGTGGCGATCTGTTTCGTGCTGACCGCGCTGTCCGGGCTGGCGCTGTTCCACCCTGCCCTGTTTCCGTTGACCCAGCTGTTCGGCGGCGGGCCGTGGACGCGCATCCTGCACCCGTTCATCGGCCTGGCCATGGTGATCGGCTTTGCCCTGCTGGCGCTGCGGATGTGGCGTGACAACTTCCTCAGCGCCGATGACCGCGCGTGGATGCGCGGCATGCGCGATGTGCTGCGCAACGAGGACGAGAAGCTGCCGCCGGTGGGCCGCTTCAATGCCGGCCAGAAGTTGTTGTTCTGGGCCATCATCGGTTGCCTGTCGGCGCTGCTGCTGACCGGCTTCGTGATCTGGCGGCAGTACTTCAGCCACTTCTTCCCGATCGGGGTGATCCGCTTCTCGGTGCTGGCCCATGCGCTGTTCGGCTGGGTACTGGTCTGCGCGATCGTGGTGCATATCTATGCGGCGATCTGGATCAAGGGTTCGGTGCGGGCGATGACCCAGGGCAAGGTGACCTATGGGTGGGCGTACAAGCACCATCGGCAGTGGTTCCGGGACATCCTGCGCGGGCGGCGGGAAGAGGGGTAGCGGCAGGGCCTGCGGCCCTGCACCCGCAGAATCAACGTCAACGTCAAAAGCGGGTCTCCTGAGGGATGGCGGGGTGGGTCCGGTTGCGGGGGACGCTGCAAGTACATCCATGTAAGCTCGGTCGCCGCATCCATGCGGCTCACGCCCCCGCAACCGGACCCACCCCGCCTTCGACAGTTTCCCGCTGCTGTTGGTTTCCCGCTGCTGTTGGTGGGTGTCGACCTTGGTCGACACAATGAACGGCAATGATCGAATCCGGCCTTTGTAGAGTCGAGCCATGCTCGACTGCATTGACTTTGATGCGCTGGACGCCAGCGCCGACAACGGCGAGGATGGAGGCTGGTTCTTCTGGCTGGCCCGGCATGGCGCAACGCATCCTTGAACCCGGTGAAATCGAGACGCTGGCCTCGCGCGATGTTCCGCGCATCATCCTGCCCGATACCGCGTCGCTGTTTGCCGGACGTGCGGCGCGATTGCGCAGCCTGGCTGCGCACAGCGCCATCGGCGGCTATCTGCAGCTGCTGGCGGCCCTGGCCGATGCGCAGCAGTCGCTGCTGGACGAGTTGACGCCGCAGCAACGCGAGACCCTGCAGGCGCAGGCGCGTTCCCAGCAATCGAGTGCAGCAGCCGGCGCCGGGATGCCGTTGCGGCCGGCCAACACGCTGCAGCTGGATGGGCATTGGCGCGACTGGTTGCGCACCTTGTGCCGGCACTGTGCCGATGAGGCCGGGCTGCCGGCGGAAACCCGGCAGGAACTGCAGCGCGTTGCCGCTGCCGATGACGCATGGCTCGATGCACAGGCGCATGCGGTGCTGGAGCGTGATGACGCGCCTTCGCTGGATGCGGTGGCTGCACTGCTGGTGATGAACGCGCTGCAGGTGTACTGGGCGGTGCTGGCCGACAGCTTCCGCCCCACCGACCTGAAACCGCTGGCCGATGCGCCGGGGCTGTGCCCGTTGTGCGGCACCCTGCCGGTGGCCAGCGTGGTGCAGGCACGGCCGCCCTACGCGTCCTACCGTTATCTTTCGTGCTCGCTGTGTGCCTGCCAGTGGCACTACGTGCGCGTGCAGTGCAGCCAGTGCGGCGCCGCCGGCAAGGACATTGCCTACCGCGCCCTGGCCGATGTGGACGGCGACAGCGGCGAAGCCGTACGTGAAAGCGCCGTGCGAGCGGAGACCTGCGACCACTGCCACAGCTACCGCAAGATCCTCTATCTGGAAAAGGATCCGGCACTGGAACCGGTCGCTGATGATCTCGGCACGCTGTCGCTGGACCTGCTGCTGGGCGAGGAAGGCTACGCGCGTGCCAGCCAGAATCCGCTGCTGTGGCAATCCGACGGCGATTGAGCCAATGACAGCCACGCCCCCCACCCCGGCATCGGCCGCTGCCCTGCCCTCGCTGGACCGGCTGCTGCGCCTGCCGGCCTTGGGAGCACTGATCGAGGGCCACGGCCGCAGCCGCATCACCCAGTTGTTGCGCGTACATCTGCAGGCGCTGCGTGAGCGCATCAGTGCCGCGCAGCTATCGGCCGAGCAGTTGCACCAGGCCATTGAAGGCCCGGCGCTGGTCGCGGCGCTCGACGCCGCAATCACCGCCGATGCGCGGCTCGACCTGCAGCCGATGTTCAACCTGACCGGCACCGTGTTGCACACCAACCTCGGCCGCGCCCTGTTGCCCGAAACCGCCGTGCACGCGGTCACCCGTACGATGACCGTGCCGATTGATCTGGAGTTCGACATCAGCCGCGGCCGCCGTGGCGACCGCGATGCACGGGTGCAGGCGCTGGTCTGCGAGCTGACCGGCGCCGAAGCCGCCACCGTGGTCAACAACAATGCGGCGGCGGTCCTGCTGCTGCTCAACAGCCTGGCCAACCGCCGCGAGGTGGTGGTCTCACGCGGCGAGCTGGTCGAGATTGGCGGCGCCTTCCGCATTCCTGATGTGATGCGTAGCGCCGGGGCGCGCCTGCTGGAAGTAGGCACCACCAACCGCACCCACCCGGCCGATTTCACCCATGCCATCGGCGCCCGCACCGCGTTGCTGATGGAGGTGCATGCCAGCAACTACGCGATCACGGGTTTCACCGCCAAGGTAGACACCGCGGCGATGGCCGCCATCGCGCACCAGCATGGGTTGCCGCTGGCAGTGGACCTGGGCAGTGGCAGCCTGTGTGATCTGGCCACCTTCGGCCTGCCGCACGAGCCGACCGTGCAGGACGCACTTGCCGCCGGTGCCGATCTGGTTTCATTCAGTGGCGACAAGCTGCTGGGCGGGCCGCAGGCCGGCATCATCGCCGGCCGCGCCGACCTGATTGCGCGGATCAACCGCAACCCGCTCAAGCGGGCACTGCGCATGGACAAGATGGGCCTGGCCGCACTGGAAGCGGTGCTGGCCCTGTACCGCGAACCGGAGTACCTGGCGCAACGGTTGCCAACGCTGCGAACGCTGACGCGCACGCAGCAGGACATCGATGCACAGGCACAGCGCCTGCTGCCGGCCATGCGTTCCGCGCTGACGACCGACTGCACCCTTGAACGCGCATCGATGCACAGCCAGATCGGCAGCGGGGCGCAACCGCAGGCCCAGCTGGCCAGCGCCGGGCTGCGGGTCACATCGGCCCGTCGTGGTGGTCTGGATCGCCTGGCCAAGCGCCTGCGCCAGCTGCCCCGGCCGGTGTTGGGCCGCATCGCCGATGACGCGCTGTGGCTGGACCTGCGCTGCCTGGAACCTGCCGACGAAGCGGACTTCCTCGCCCAATGGAGCACGCTGCAGGCATGATCGTCGGCACCGCCGGGCATATCGACCATGGCAAGACGAGCCTGGTACGCGCACTGACCGGCATCGAGACCGACCGCCTGCAGGAAGAACGCACGCGCGGCATCTCCATCGAGCTGGGCTACGCGTACGTGCCCCTTGAAGGCACCGACGCGCAGGGCCCCGCCGCGACGCTGGGCTTCGTGGATGTGCCGGGCCACGAGCGCTTCGTGCACACGATGGTGGCCGGCGCCACCGGCATCGACGTCGCCCTGCTGGTCGTCGCCGCCGACGATGGGGTGATGCCGCAGACCCGTGAACACCTGGCGATACTGCAACTGCTGGGCGTGGATCGCGGCGTGGTGGCATTGACCAAGATCGACCGCGTCGACGCGGCGCGCATCGCCCGGGTCGAGATCGAGATCGCCGCGCTGCTGGCCGGCACACCACTGCAGGACTCCCCTGTGTTTGCCTGCAACAGCACCGCACCCGAGGATGCAGGCATCAACGCGTTGCGCGCGCGCCTGCACGCGTGGGCCGCGGGCGATGCCAACGCGCACCAGGACGCGCTGCGCCGTGAACTGTTCCGCATGCCGGTGGACCGCGTGTTCTCGCTGGCCGGGCACGGCACGCTGGTGACCGGCGCGGTGCACGGCGGCATCGCCGCGGCAGGCGAACACCTGCAGCTGATGCCGGCTGCCACCGACGTGCGCGTGCGCAGCATCCATGCGCAGAACCAGGCCAGCGAGCATGCGATGGCCGGGCAGCGCTGCGCACTGAACCTGGCCGCCATCGCCCGCGACGACATCAACCGTGGCGACTGGATTGCCGATCCGCGTGCGATGCGGGCCACCACCCGCGTCGACGTGCGCCTGCGGCTTTCCGCGCTGGCGCCGCCGCTGCGCGACCGGGCGCCACTGCACATCCACTGGGGCACGATGCGCCGGCAGGCCCATGCGGTGCTGCTGGAGGACCATGACCACGGCAACGGACAGCTCGTGCAGCTGGTGTTCGATGTACCGGTCTGCGTGATGTGCGGCGACCGCTTCATCGCCCGCGACTCGGCGGCCACCCACACGTTGGGAGGCGGCATCGTGCTTGACCCGGAGCCCCCGCAACGGCGACGGCGCAGCCCGGCCCGGCTTGCGTGGCTGGCGGCGCTGGAGCAACTGGCGGCCGGCGCCGGGCCGGGCCCGCTGCTGCAACAGGCGCCTGCCGGCATTCCCGCTACCGCCCTGCAACGCTACTGCCGACGTGCCGCCGACCGCATCGACCTGCCCGCGGACGCGCGGCGCATCAACACCCGGGATGACACGGTGATCATCCTCGCCCGGCACTGGCAGGCGCTTGGCGAGCAGGTGATCACCTCGCTGCGGGGTTGGCGCGAGCGACGACCGGACGAACCCGGTGTCGACAGCGGACGCCTGCAGCGCAGCACCCTTCCTGCGCTGGCGACCGGCCTGTGGAACGCGCTGCTGCAGGATCTGCTCGACCACGGCAGCGTGCGGCGCGTGGGGGCATGGTGGCGCCTGCCCGGCCACGACCACGCACCACCGGAACGCGAACGCCAGCTGCTCGAACGCGTGCTGCCACAGCTGCACGCCGGCGGTTTCGATCCGCCATGGGTGCGTACGCTCGCCGCCGACCGTGGCCTCGCCGAAGACGACGTCCGCGCCATTCTGCGCAGGGCGGCAGCGCGCGGCGAACTGTTCCAGGTGGTGCCCGACCTGTTCTATGCACCGGCCCGCATCGCCGAACTCGCTGCGATCGTCGCGCAGCTGTCACAGGCCACGGGCACCGTGGATGCGGCCGCCTTCCGCGATGCCATCGGCCTGGGCCGCAAGCGCAGCATCCAGATCTTGGAGTTCTTCAATCGCGTTGGCTACACTCGACGCGTCGGTGACCAGCATCGGCCGCGCGGCGATCTGCAATGGAACGCCCCCCACGGTTGAGCGCCCCGGCATCGCCGTACTTTCGGAAGGCATGCGCATCCGGGCATGCGGCTGGGCTTCAAACCCAGCAGGGGGCGTCGATCGTTCCCTGGTAGGTTCGACTCCTGCTGCCTTCCGCCATTGGTGTTTCCGCAGGAGATGTCGGCATGGCCACGCACGCGCAGTCCCCCGCCCCTTCACCCGCCGATGCCCCGCAACGGCTGACCTCGCTGGCCCATGGTGGTGGTTGCGGCTGCAAGATCGCGCCAGGGGTGCTTTCCGAGCTGCTGCGTGGGGTTCCGGCGCTTCCCGCACCGGCCGAACTGCTGGTCGGGCGTGAGACCAGCGACGACGCGGCGGTGTATCGCCTCGATGATCGCCAGGCCATCGTCGCCACCACCGATTTCTTCATGCCGATCGTCGACGACCCGTTCGACTTCGGCCGCATCGCTGCGACCAACGCGCTGTCTGACCTGTATGCGATGGGCGCGCGGCCTCTGTTCGCGCTGGCCATCGTCGGCATGCCGATCAATACCCTGCCGCAGGACACCATCCGCGGCATCCTGCAGGGTGGCGAACGCGCCTGTGCCGATGCCGGCATCGTGGTCGCCGGTGGCCACAGCATCGATTCGGTGGAGCCAATCTACGGCCTGGCCGCGATCGGCGTGCTCGATCCGCAGCGGCTCAAGCGCAATGCCGATGCCCGCGTCGGCGACGTGCTGGTGCTGGGCAAGCCATTGGGTGTGGGCGTGTATTCGTCGGCGCTGAAGAAGGAACTGCTGGATGCCGACGGCTACCGGCAGATGGTCGATTCCACCACCCGCCTGAACAGCGTCGGCGTGCCGCTGGCCGCATTGGACGGCGTGCACGCGATGACCGACGTCACCGGTTTCGGCCTGCTTGGCCACCTGCTGGAAGTGTGCCGCGCCAGCGGCGTCGCCGCCGAGGTGGACAGCACACAGGTGCCGCTGCTGCCACAGGCGCTGGACCTGCTGCAGCGGGGCTGCGTGACCGGCGCCTCCAGCCGCAACTGGGCCTCGTATGGCAACGACGTGCGCTTCGCCGAGGGCATGGCGGCGCACTGGCAGCCATTGCTGACCGATCCGCAGACCAGTGGTGGCCTGCTGGTGTCATGCGCACCGGAAGCGGTGGATGCGGTGCTGGCCTGTTTCCACGATGCGGGGTTCGCCCAGGCAGCCGTGGTGGGCCGCCTGAACGCGGGAGCGCCGGGCGTCAGCGTGGTCTGAATGCCGGACCGAAGAAGGGCGCCCGAAGGCGCCCCTGCCGTCTCACTCGATGTTCTGCACCTGCTCGCGGATCTGGTCGATCAGCACCTTCAGTTCCACCGCGGCATTGGACGTACGGCTGTCCACCGACTTCGAGCCCAGCGTGTTGGCTTCGCGGTTGAACTCCTGCAGCAGGAAGTCCAGGCGGCGACCGACCGGCTCGCGCTGCTTGAGCACGCGACGGATCTCGACGATGTGGCTGCCCAGGCGGTCCAGTTCCTCATCCACGTCCAGCTTCTGCAGCCACAGCACCAGTTCCTGCTCGGCGCGTCCCGGGTCGACCGGGTGCGGCAGATCGGCCAGGCGTGCGGCCAGCTTGGCGCGCTGGCCGTCGCGAATGGCCGGAATCAAGGTGCGCACCTCGGCGGCGATGCGCTCGATGCCATCCACGCGCTCGGCAATCGCCGTGGACAGCTTGTCGCCTTCACGCTCACGAGCGGCAACGAAACCGTCCAGCACCTGGTCCAGCAGCGACAGCGCCTCGGCCTGCAACGCTGCCGCGTCGGTCGCCTCGCCCTGGGTCACGCCGGGCAGCTGCAGCAGTTCCGTGAAGCTGACCTGCAGATTGGGGAAATCGGAGGTCAGCCGGTGGGCCAGCTGGCCCAGCTGCCCCAGCAGCACCTCGTTGACCTGCAGGCTGCCCGCCGCTTCCGGCGCGCGCAGGCGCATCACCAGATCCAGCTTGCCGCGGCTCAGGCGCGCCGCAATGCGCTCACGCAGCTGCGGCTCCAGCGCCCGCAGTTCCTCGGGCAGGCGGGTGCCGACCTCCAGGAAGCGGTGGTTGACCGAGCGCAGCTCGCAGCCCAGCGTGCCCCACGGGGTGACCCGCTCGCCGCCGGCATAGGCGGTCATGCTTCGAATCATGGATTGTGTCCGGTGCGTGCAAAGGGGGAATGGTACCCTAGCGCCCTCACCAGAGCCCCCTTGCCCGCCCCGTGAAGGCCGCGGGCGTGGCGGCGTACTCCCACGCCATTACGGAACCCGCATCATGTCCGATTCCCGCCCCAGCGGCCGCCAGCCCGACCAGCTCCGACCGGTCGTCATCCAACGCGGCTTCACCCGCCATGCCGAAGGTTCGGTGCTGGTGTGCTTCGGTGAAACCCGCGTGCTGTGCACCGCCAGTGTCGAGAACCGCGTCCCGGGCTTCCTGCGCGGCAAGGGCGAAGGCTGGGTGACCGCCGAGTACGGCATGCTGCCGCGCGCCACCCACACCCGCAGCGACCGCGAAGCGGCGCGTGGCAAGCAGGGCGGCCGCACGCTGGAGATCCAGCGCCTGATCGGCCGCAGCCTGCGTGCCTGCGTGGACCGCAACGCGCTGGGCGAACGCACCATCACCCTCGACTGCGACGTGCTGCAGGCCGACGGCGGCACCCGCACCGCCGCCATCACCGGCGCCTACGTGGCCCTGGTCGATGCGGTGAACGTGCTGATGAAGCGCGGCGACATCAAGCGCAACCCGATCCTGGGCGCGGTCGCGGCCGTGTCGGTGGGCGTGTACCGCGGCACGCCGGTGCTTGACCTGGACTACGCCGAAGACAGCGACTGCGACACCGACATGAACGTGGTGATGAACGACGGTGGCGGTTTCATCGAACTGCAGGGCACCGCCGAAGGCCATGCCTTCCGCCGCGATGAACTGGACGCCCTGCTGGGCCTGGCCGAGAAGGGCGTGCGCGAACTGCTGGACGCCCAGCAGGCGGCGTTGTCGGCATGAACCGGCGCCTTGCCCTGACCACCCTCGTGGTGGCTGATTACGACGAAGCCATCGCCTGGTACACCGGCAAGCTCGGCTTCTCGCTGCTGGAAGACATCGACCAGGGCAGCAAGCGCTGGGTGGTGGTCGGACCGACCGACGGCAGCGCCGCCGCCCTGCTGCTGGCCCGCGCCAGCAACGAGGAACAGCGCAGCCGCATCGGCAACCAGACCGGTGGCCGGGTCGCCTTCTTCCTCAACACCGACGACTTCCACCGCGACCACGCGGCGATGCTGGCCGCCGGGGTCGAATTCCTGGAAGCACCGCGCGAAGAAGCCTATGCAACGGTCGCGGTGTTCCGCGATCTGTATGGCAACACCTGGGACCTGCTGGAGCCCCGCCAATGAAGAAACTGGTACTGGCCAGCCACAACGCCGGCAAGCTTGTGGAGATGCAGGAGATCCTCGCCGACCTGCCGTTGCAGATCACCTCCGCCGCCGAGCTGGGCCTGGGCGACGTGGAAGAGACCGGCCTGACCTTCGTCGAGAACGCGCTGCTGAAGGCGCGCGCGGCCTGCGAAGCGACCGGCCTGCCGGCGCTGGCCGATGATTCGGGCCTGATCGTCGATGCCCTCGGCGGTGCACCGGGCCTGTACAGCGCGCGCTATGCCGGCCAGCCGACCAATGCCGCGGCCAACAACGCCAAGCTGCTGGACGCGATGGCCGAAGTGCCCGACGGCCAGCGCAGCGCCCGCTTCTATGCGGTGATCGTCCTGCTGCGCCATGCCACCGACCCGCAGCCACTGATCTGCGAGGGCCGCTGGGAAGGACAGATCACCCGCGAACCGCGCGGCAGCAACGGCTTCGGCTACAACCCGGTGTTCCTGGATACCACCCACGGCCTGACCGCCGCGGAGATGGAAACGCCCCTGAAGAACGCCATCAGCCACCGCGCCCTCGCCCTGCAGCAGCTCAAGCAGCAGCTGGCCACGCTGTATTGATGCGTTCCTGATTACCCAAGGGAAGCCGGCCAGTGGCCGGCACTACCGATGAAGCCCATGCCGCACGCCCACGACCACTGCAACCACCTGCCCGGCGAAACCTGCCCGGGCGACCACGACACTCCGCCGCGCCTGGTGCCGCCGCCGTTGTCGCTGTACGTGCACCTGCCGTGGTGCGTGCGCAAATGCCCCTACTGCGACTTCAACTCGCACCAGGCCAAGGGCGAGCTGCCGTTCGATGCCTACATCGACGCGCTGCTGCGCGACCTGGACCAGGACCTGCCGCTGGTCTGGGGACGGGTGGTGCACAGCGTGTTCTTCGGTGGCGGCACGCCCAGCCTGTTCCCGCCGGAAGCGATCGACCGCTTC from the Stenotrophomonas maltophilia genome contains:
- the fdxH gene encoding formate dehydrogenase subunit beta produces the protein MSLQSLDIIRRSATTTPSPEARGAHTGQVAKLIDVSKCIGCKACQVACMEWNDLRDEVGSCVGSYDNPPDLSEQSWTVMKFREYEDEKGKLEWLIRKEGCMHCSDPGCLKACPSPGAIIQYANGIVDFQEENCIGCGYCVTGCPFDVPRISKKDHKAYKCTLCSDRVAVGQEPACVKTCPTGAITFGSKQAMTEHAAGRVEDLKSRGYENAGLYDPQGVGGTHVMYVLQHVDKPELYADLPKDPRISPMVEVWKGVAKPLGVLAIAATAFVGFLHYIGIGRNTVNDEEEEEAEHEAKKIEEEQRP
- a CDS encoding formate dehydrogenase subunit gamma — encoded protein: MKYAPHPRQIIRYRAPTRINHWIVAICFVLTALSGLALFHPALFPLTQLFGGGPWTRILHPFIGLAMVIGFALLALRMWRDNFLSADDRAWMRGMRDVLRNEDEKLPPVGRFNAGQKLLFWAIIGCLSALLLTGFVIWRQYFSHFFPIGVIRFSVLAHALFGWVLVCAIVVHIYAAIWIKGSVRAMTQGKVTYGWAYKHHRQWFRDILRGRREEG
- the fdhE gene encoding formate dehydrogenase accessory protein FdhE; this encodes MAQRILEPGEIETLASRDVPRIILPDTASLFAGRAARLRSLAAHSAIGGYLQLLAALADAQQSLLDELTPQQRETLQAQARSQQSSAAAGAGMPLRPANTLQLDGHWRDWLRTLCRHCADEAGLPAETRQELQRVAAADDAWLDAQAHAVLERDDAPSLDAVAALLVMNALQVYWAVLADSFRPTDLKPLADAPGLCPLCGTLPVASVVQARPPYASYRYLSCSLCACQWHYVRVQCSQCGAAGKDIAYRALADVDGDSGEAVRESAVRAETCDHCHSYRKILYLEKDPALEPVADDLGTLSLDLLLGEEGYARASQNPLLWQSDGD
- the selA gene encoding L-seryl-tRNA(Sec) selenium transferase produces the protein MTATPPTPASAAALPSLDRLLRLPALGALIEGHGRSRITQLLRVHLQALRERISAAQLSAEQLHQAIEGPALVAALDAAITADARLDLQPMFNLTGTVLHTNLGRALLPETAVHAVTRTMTVPIDLEFDISRGRRGDRDARVQALVCELTGAEAATVVNNNAAAVLLLLNSLANRREVVVSRGELVEIGGAFRIPDVMRSAGARLLEVGTTNRTHPADFTHAIGARTALLMEVHASNYAITGFTAKVDTAAMAAIAHQHGLPLAVDLGSGSLCDLATFGLPHEPTVQDALAAGADLVSFSGDKLLGGPQAGIIAGRADLIARINRNPLKRALRMDKMGLAALEAVLALYREPEYLAQRLPTLRTLTRTQQDIDAQAQRLLPAMRSALTTDCTLERASMHSQIGSGAQPQAQLASAGLRVTSARRGGLDRLAKRLRQLPRPVLGRIADDALWLDLRCLEPADEADFLAQWSTLQA
- the selB gene encoding selenocysteine-specific translation elongation factor; this translates as MIVGTAGHIDHGKTSLVRALTGIETDRLQEERTRGISIELGYAYVPLEGTDAQGPAATLGFVDVPGHERFVHTMVAGATGIDVALLVVAADDGVMPQTREHLAILQLLGVDRGVVALTKIDRVDAARIARVEIEIAALLAGTPLQDSPVFACNSTAPEDAGINALRARLHAWAAGDANAHQDALRRELFRMPVDRVFSLAGHGTLVTGAVHGGIAAAGEHLQLMPAATDVRVRSIHAQNQASEHAMAGQRCALNLAAIARDDINRGDWIADPRAMRATTRVDVRLRLSALAPPLRDRAPLHIHWGTMRRQAHAVLLEDHDHGNGQLVQLVFDVPVCVMCGDRFIARDSAATHTLGGGIVLDPEPPQRRRRSPARLAWLAALEQLAAGAGPGPLLQQAPAGIPATALQRYCRRAADRIDLPADARRINTRDDTVIILARHWQALGEQVITSLRGWRERRPDEPGVDSGRLQRSTLPALATGLWNALLQDLLDHGSVRRVGAWWRLPGHDHAPPERERQLLERVLPQLHAGGFDPPWVRTLAADRGLAEDDVRAILRRAAARGELFQVVPDLFYAPARIAELAAIVAQLSQATGTVDAAAFRDAIGLGRKRSIQILEFFNRVGYTRRVGDQHRPRGDLQWNAPHG
- the selD gene encoding selenide, water dikinase SelD, with product MATHAQSPAPSPADAPQRLTSLAHGGGCGCKIAPGVLSELLRGVPALPAPAELLVGRETSDDAAVYRLDDRQAIVATTDFFMPIVDDPFDFGRIAATNALSDLYAMGARPLFALAIVGMPINTLPQDTIRGILQGGERACADAGIVVAGGHSIDSVEPIYGLAAIGVLDPQRLKRNADARVGDVLVLGKPLGVGVYSSALKKELLDADGYRQMVDSTTRLNSVGVPLAALDGVHAMTDVTGFGLLGHLLEVCRASGVAAEVDSTQVPLLPQALDLLQRGCVTGASSRNWASYGNDVRFAEGMAAHWQPLLTDPQTSGGLLVSCAPEAVDAVLACFHDAGFAQAAVVGRLNAGAPGVSVV
- a CDS encoding YicC/YloC family endoribonuclease, whose product is MIRSMTAYAGGERVTPWGTLGCELRSVNHRFLEVGTRLPEELRALEPQLRERIAARLSRGKLDLVMRLRAPEAAGSLQVNEVLLGQLGQLAHRLTSDFPNLQVSFTELLQLPGVTQGEATDAAALQAEALSLLDQVLDGFVAAREREGDKLSTAIAERVDGIERIAAEVRTLIPAIRDGQRAKLAARLADLPHPVDPGRAEQELVLWLQKLDVDEELDRLGSHIVEIRRVLKQREPVGRRLDFLLQEFNREANTLGSKSVDSRTSNAAVELKVLIDQIREQVQNIE
- the rph gene encoding ribonuclease PH, producing the protein MSDSRPSGRQPDQLRPVVIQRGFTRHAEGSVLVCFGETRVLCTASVENRVPGFLRGKGEGWVTAEYGMLPRATHTRSDREAARGKQGGRTLEIQRLIGRSLRACVDRNALGERTITLDCDVLQADGGTRTAAITGAYVALVDAVNVLMKRGDIKRNPILGAVAAVSVGVYRGTPVLDLDYAEDSDCDTDMNVVMNDGGGFIELQGTAEGHAFRRDELDALLGLAEKGVRELLDAQQAALSA
- a CDS encoding VOC family protein, with protein sequence MNRRLALTTLVVADYDEAIAWYTGKLGFSLLEDIDQGSKRWVVVGPTDGSAAALLLARASNEEQRSRIGNQTGGRVAFFLNTDDFHRDHAAMLAAGVEFLEAPREEAYATVAVFRDLYGNTWDLLEPRQ
- the rdgB gene encoding RdgB/HAM1 family non-canonical purine NTP pyrophosphatase, whose product is MKKLVLASHNAGKLVEMQEILADLPLQITSAAELGLGDVEETGLTFVENALLKARAACEATGLPALADDSGLIVDALGGAPGLYSARYAGQPTNAAANNAKLLDAMAEVPDGQRSARFYAVIVLLRHATDPQPLICEGRWEGQITREPRGSNGFGYNPVFLDTTHGLTAAEMETPLKNAISHRALALQQLKQQLATLY